In Bos mutus isolate GX-2022 chromosome 2, NWIPB_WYAK_1.1, whole genome shotgun sequence, one DNA window encodes the following:
- the CNOT9 gene encoding CCR4-NOT transcription complex subunit 9 isoform X1 has product MHSLATAAPVPTALAQVDREKIYQWINELSSPETRENALLELSKKRESVPDLAPMLWHSFGTIAALLQEIVNIYPSINPPTLTAHQSNRVCNALALLQCVASHPETRSAFLAAHIPLFLYPFLHTVSKTRPFEYLRLTSLGVIGALVKTDEQEVINFLLTTEIIPLCLRIMESGSELSKTVATFILQKILLDDTGLAYICQTYERFSHVAMILGKMVLQLSKEPSARLLKHVVRCYLRLSDNPRAREALRQCLPDQLKDTTFAQVLKDDTTTKRWLAQLVKNLQEGQVTDPRGIPLPPQ; this is encoded by the exons ATGCACAGTCTGGCGACGGCTGCG CCTGTGCCTACTGCACTGGCTCAGGTGGATAGAGAAAAGATCTATCAGTGGATCAACGAGCTATCCAGTCCTGAGACGAGGGAAAATGCTTTACTGGAATTAAGTAAGAAGCGAGAATCTGTTCCTGACCTTGCACCCATGCTGTGGCATTCATTTGGTACTATTGCAGCACTTTTACAG gaaattgtaaatatttatccatctatcaACCCACCCACCTTGACAGCACACCAGTCTAACAGAGTTTGCAATGCTCTAGCATTACTGCAGTGTGTGGCGTCACACCCAGAAACCAG gTCGGCATTTCTTGCAGCACACATCCCACTTTTTTTGTACCCCTTTTTGCACACTGTCAGCAAAACACGACCCTTTGAGTATCTTCGGCTAACCAGTCTTGGAGTTATTG GGGCTCTGGTGaaaacagatgagcaggaagTAATCAACTTTCTATTGACAACAGAAATTATCCCTTTGTGTTTGCGAATTATGGAATCTGGAAGTGAACTTTCTAAAACG GTTGCCACATTTATCCTCCAGAAGATCCTCTTAGATGACACTGGTTTGGCTTATATATGTCAGACATATGAGCGTTTCTCCCATGTCGCCATGATCTTG GGTAAGATGGTCCTGCAGCTATCCAAAGAACCTTCCGCCCGTTTGCTGAAGCATGTAGTAAGATGTTACCTTCGACTCTCAGATAACCCCAG GGCACGTGAAGCACTCAGGCAGTGCCTCCCTGACCAGCTGAAGGATACGACCTTCGCCCAGGTGCTAAAAGATGACACCACCACCAAACGCTGGCTTGCACAACTGGTGAAGAACCTGCAAGAGGGTCAGGTCACTGATCCCCGGGGGATTCCCCTGCCCCCTCAGTGa
- the CNOT9 gene encoding CCR4-NOT transcription complex subunit 9 isoform X2, producing the protein MLWHSFGTIAALLQEIVNIYPSINPPTLTAHQSNRVCNALALLQCVASHPETRSAFLAAHIPLFLYPFLHTVSKTRPFEYLRLTSLGVIGALVKTDEQEVINFLLTTEIIPLCLRIMESGSELSKTVATFILQKILLDDTGLAYICQTYERFSHVAMILGKMVLQLSKEPSARLLKHVVRCYLRLSDNPRAREALRQCLPDQLKDTTFAQVLKDDTTTKRWLAQLVKNLQEGQVTDPRGIPLPPQ; encoded by the exons ATGCTGTGGCATTCATTTGGTACTATTGCAGCACTTTTACAG gaaattgtaaatatttatccatctatcaACCCACCCACCTTGACAGCACACCAGTCTAACAGAGTTTGCAATGCTCTAGCATTACTGCAGTGTGTGGCGTCACACCCAGAAACCAG gTCGGCATTTCTTGCAGCACACATCCCACTTTTTTTGTACCCCTTTTTGCACACTGTCAGCAAAACACGACCCTTTGAGTATCTTCGGCTAACCAGTCTTGGAGTTATTG GGGCTCTGGTGaaaacagatgagcaggaagTAATCAACTTTCTATTGACAACAGAAATTATCCCTTTGTGTTTGCGAATTATGGAATCTGGAAGTGAACTTTCTAAAACG GTTGCCACATTTATCCTCCAGAAGATCCTCTTAGATGACACTGGTTTGGCTTATATATGTCAGACATATGAGCGTTTCTCCCATGTCGCCATGATCTTG GGTAAGATGGTCCTGCAGCTATCCAAAGAACCTTCCGCCCGTTTGCTGAAGCATGTAGTAAGATGTTACCTTCGACTCTCAGATAACCCCAG GGCACGTGAAGCACTCAGGCAGTGCCTCCCTGACCAGCTGAAGGATACGACCTTCGCCCAGGTGCTAAAAGATGACACCACCACCAAACGCTGGCTTGCACAACTGGTGAAGAACCTGCAAGAGGGTCAGGTCACTGATCCCCGGGGGATTCCCCTGCCCCCTCAGTGa